Proteins encoded together in one Luteimonas fraxinea window:
- a CDS encoding amidohydrolase family protein has product MLKIDIHAHYLPRDWPDLASKYGEPRFPVIHHTDDGRHRIYKDGRFFREIWSKTWDAQERIDDYARFGVQVQVISTVPVMFSYWAKPAHALELHQSLNDHMAATVAAHPRHYAGIGTVPMQSPRLAIQELERCVDQLGLQGVQIGSHIGDWNLDAPELFPFFEAAADLGAAVLVHPWDMMGSESMPKYWLPWLVGMPAEQSRAACCLVFGGVLQRLPKLKICMAHGGGSFPYTIGRIEHGFNMRPDLVATDNPHNPRGYLKQLYFDSWVADPRALQYLLDTCGADRVMLGTDYPFPLGEQVPGAGIEEIPLDEDSRARLYHGTALEWLGLPASRFL; this is encoded by the coding sequence ATGCTGAAGATCGACATCCACGCCCACTACCTGCCGCGCGACTGGCCGGATCTGGCATCGAAGTACGGCGAACCGCGGTTTCCGGTCATCCACCACACCGACGACGGCCGCCACCGCATCTACAAGGACGGGCGCTTCTTCCGCGAGATCTGGTCCAAGACCTGGGACGCGCAGGAACGCATCGACGACTACGCGCGCTTTGGCGTGCAGGTGCAGGTGATCAGCACGGTGCCGGTGATGTTCAGTTACTGGGCGAAGCCGGCGCACGCGCTGGAACTGCACCAGTCGCTCAACGACCACATGGCCGCGACAGTCGCCGCGCATCCGCGCCATTACGCCGGCATCGGCACGGTGCCGATGCAGTCGCCGCGGCTGGCGATCCAGGAACTCGAGCGCTGCGTCGACCAGCTCGGCCTGCAGGGCGTGCAGATCGGCAGCCACATCGGCGACTGGAATCTCGACGCGCCGGAACTGTTTCCGTTCTTCGAAGCCGCGGCCGATCTGGGCGCGGCGGTACTCGTGCATCCCTGGGACATGATGGGCAGCGAGTCGATGCCCAAGTACTGGCTGCCTTGGCTGGTCGGCATGCCGGCCGAGCAGTCGCGCGCGGCGTGTTGCCTGGTGTTCGGCGGCGTGCTGCAGCGGCTGCCGAAACTCAAGATCTGCATGGCACATGGCGGCGGCAGTTTTCCGTACACGATCGGCCGCATCGAACACGGCTTCAACATGCGCCCCGACCTCGTCGCGACCGACAATCCGCACAATCCGCGCGGCTATCTCAAGCAGCTGTATTTCGATTCCTGGGTGGCCGATCCGCGGGCGCTGCAGTACCTGCTCGACACCTGCGGCGCGGACCGCGTGATGCTCGGCACCGACTATCCGTTCCCGCTCGGCGAACAGGTGCCCGGCGCCGGCATCGAGGAAATCCCGCTCGACGAAGATTCGCGGGCGCGGCTCTATCACGGCACCGCGCTCGAATGGCTGGGCCTGCCCGCCAGCCGCTTCCTCTGA
- a CDS encoding 3-hydroxyanthranilate 3,4-dioxygenase has protein sequence MIPGPLNFQKWIDEHRHLLKPPVGNKCIYDGDFIVMVVGGPNARTDYHWEEGPEWFHQLEGEMVLRIQEDGRVRDIPIRAGETFLLPPKVPHSPQRGPDSIGLVIERKRLPHEQDGLLWFCERCNHTLFEQYFHLHDIEQDFPPVFDRFYGSIEHRTCEACGHLNPRPARYDPDPDTLADIT, from the coding sequence ATGATCCCCGGACCGCTGAACTTCCAGAAGTGGATCGACGAGCACCGCCATCTGCTCAAGCCCCCGGTCGGCAACAAATGTATCTACGACGGCGACTTCATCGTCATGGTCGTCGGCGGGCCGAATGCACGCACCGATTACCACTGGGAAGAAGGCCCCGAGTGGTTCCACCAGCTCGAAGGCGAGATGGTGCTGCGCATCCAGGAAGACGGCCGGGTCCGCGACATTCCTATCCGCGCCGGCGAGACCTTCCTGCTGCCGCCGAAGGTGCCGCATTCGCCGCAGCGCGGTCCGGATTCGATCGGCCTGGTCATCGAACGCAAGCGCCTGCCGCACGAACAGGACGGGCTGCTGTGGTTCTGCGAACGCTGCAACCACACGCTGTTCGAGCAGTACTTCCACCTGCACGATATCGAGCAGGATTTTCCGCCCGTGTTCGACCGCTTCTACGGCTCGATCGAACACCGCACCTGCGAAGCCTGCGGGCATCTCAACCCGCGCCCTGCCCGCTACGATCCAGATCCGGACACGCTGGCTGACATCACCTGA
- a CDS encoding RidA family protein: MAEAIQAGAAPRPVGRYPHARRAGGLLFLSGIGPRDPATDSVPGNVLDDGGHVIGHDIAAQTHAVFANVRAVLDASGARWEDLVDVTVYLTDMAGDFAGYNAVWAEYFPDPATAPCRTTLGIDALPTPIAIELKCVAEPKE; this comes from the coding sequence ATGGCTGAGGCCATCCAGGCCGGCGCAGCGCCGCGGCCGGTCGGTCGCTACCCGCATGCGCGCCGCGCCGGTGGGCTGCTGTTCCTGTCGGGCATCGGACCGCGCGATCCTGCGACCGATTCGGTCCCGGGCAACGTGCTCGATGACGGAGGCCACGTGATCGGCCACGACATCGCTGCGCAGACGCATGCGGTGTTCGCCAACGTGCGCGCGGTGCTCGACGCCAGCGGCGCACGCTGGGAAGACCTCGTCGACGTGACCGTGTACCTCACCGACATGGCCGGCGATTTCGCCGGCTACAACGCGGTCTGGGCCGAGTATTTCCCCGATCCCGCCACCGCACCCTGCCGCACGACGCTGGGCATCGATGCGTTGCCGACGCCAATTGCAATTGAACTCAAGTGCGTCGCCGAGCCGAAGGAGTGA
- the can gene encoding carbonate dehydratase gives MGELDNLLQNNRDWAERAVREDPDYFHRLENQQIPRYLWIGCSDSRVPANQILGLDPGEVFVHRNIANVLSHGDLNALSVIQFAVDVLKVEHILLVGHYGCGGVHAAMTGARVGLADNWLRHVADVNHKHASMLATVEDTSLRHARLCELNAVEQALNICQTTVVRDAWARGQKLAVHGWVYALGDGRVRELGMDVTSHDDIGPAYEAAVADIARVAAQGRRDG, from the coding sequence ATGGGCGAACTCGACAATCTTCTGCAGAACAACCGTGACTGGGCCGAGCGCGCTGTGCGCGAGGACCCGGATTACTTCCACCGTCTGGAAAACCAGCAGATCCCGCGCTACCTGTGGATCGGCTGTTCCGACTCGCGCGTGCCGGCGAACCAGATCCTCGGGCTCGACCCGGGCGAGGTCTTCGTCCACCGCAACATCGCCAACGTGCTGTCACACGGCGATCTCAATGCGCTGTCGGTGATCCAGTTCGCCGTCGACGTGCTCAAGGTCGAGCACATCCTGCTGGTCGGCCATTACGGCTGCGGCGGCGTGCATGCGGCGATGACCGGCGCGCGTGTGGGTCTGGCGGACAACTGGCTGCGTCATGTCGCCGACGTCAACCACAAGCATGCGTCGATGCTGGCGACGGTCGAGGACACCAGCCTGCGCCACGCGCGGCTGTGCGAACTCAACGCGGTCGAGCAGGCGCTCAACATCTGCCAGACCACCGTCGTCCGCGATGCCTGGGCGCGTGGACAGAAGCTCGCCGTGCATGGCTGGGTTTACGCGCTCGGCGATGGCCGCGTGCGCGAACTCGGCATGGACGTGACCTCGCACGATGACATCGGCCCGGCCTACGAGGCCGCCGTCGCCGACATCGCGCGCGTCGCAGCCCAGGGCCGGCGCGATGGCTGA
- a CDS encoding aldehyde dehydrogenase, which translates to MQRLTHWIDGAARAPGRDHWLPVHEPASGRIYAEVAAGDAADIEAAITAAAGAAPAWAALPNSARSAWLETLAAALEARIDEFAHAEARDGGKPFVLARDAEIPRAVANLRFFAHAATQFSSESHHGEAGLNYTLRAPLGVVAAISPWNLPLYLFTWKIAPALAAGNTVVAKPSELTPASASLLATLSGEIGLPPGVLNVVHGVGAEVGDALIDDPRVRAVSFTGSTAVGRRIGARTGAQLKKASLELGGKNATLVFADSDWESQLSTLVRSAFQNAGQICLCGSRILVERGIYASFRERFVAEVLALQVGDPMDPDARMGPLVSQAQFDKVLTAIARARDEGGRVLCGGHALERPGWFIAPTVIDGLGPDCATNREEIFGPVVTLQLFDDDAHALALANAGDYGLSASIWTRDLTRAHRLAAALHVGMVWINTWLMRDLRTPFGGTGASGLGREGGMEAMRFFTEPKNVGLSLG; encoded by the coding sequence ATGCAACGGCTGACGCACTGGATCGATGGCGCTGCGCGCGCACCCGGCCGGGATCACTGGCTGCCGGTGCACGAGCCGGCGAGCGGCCGCATCTATGCCGAAGTCGCCGCCGGCGACGCCGCCGATATCGAGGCCGCGATCACCGCCGCCGCCGGCGCTGCGCCCGCCTGGGCCGCATTGCCGAACAGCGCGCGCTCGGCATGGCTCGAAACGCTCGCCGCGGCGCTCGAAGCCCGGATCGACGAATTCGCCCATGCCGAGGCCCGCGATGGCGGCAAGCCGTTCGTCCTTGCCCGCGATGCCGAAATCCCGCGCGCGGTCGCCAACCTGCGCTTCTTCGCGCATGCGGCCACGCAGTTCTCCAGCGAGTCGCATCACGGCGAGGCCGGCCTGAATTACACGCTGCGCGCGCCACTGGGCGTGGTCGCGGCGATCTCGCCGTGGAACCTGCCGCTGTATCTGTTCACCTGGAAGATCGCGCCCGCCCTCGCGGCCGGCAATACGGTAGTCGCCAAACCTTCGGAACTCACCCCGGCCAGCGCGTCGCTGCTGGCGACGCTGTCGGGCGAGATCGGGCTGCCGCCGGGCGTGCTCAATGTCGTGCACGGCGTCGGCGCCGAGGTTGGCGATGCGTTGATCGACGATCCGCGCGTGCGCGCGGTGTCGTTCACCGGCAGCACCGCGGTCGGCCGTCGCATCGGCGCGCGCACCGGTGCGCAGCTGAAGAAGGCCTCGCTGGAACTCGGCGGCAAGAACGCGACGCTGGTCTTCGCCGACAGCGACTGGGAATCACAACTCTCCACGCTGGTGCGCTCGGCATTCCAGAACGCCGGGCAGATCTGCCTGTGCGGCTCGCGGATCCTCGTCGAACGCGGCATCTATGCATCCTTCCGCGAGCGCTTCGTGGCCGAGGTGCTCGCGCTGCAGGTCGGCGATCCGATGGATCCCGACGCGCGCATGGGCCCGCTGGTCTCGCAGGCGCAGTTCGACAAGGTGCTCACGGCCATCGCTCGGGCGCGCGACGAAGGCGGCCGCGTGTTGTGCGGCGGCCACGCGCTGGAGCGGCCGGGCTGGTTCATCGCCCCGACCGTCATCGACGGTCTCGGGCCGGACTGCGCGACCAACCGCGAGGAGATCTTCGGGCCGGTGGTCACACTGCAACTCTTCGACGACGATGCACACGCACTCGCGCTGGCGAACGCCGGCGACTACGGCCTGTCGGCCTCCATCTGGACACGCGACCTGACTCGCGCGCACCGCCTCGCTGCGGCGCTGCATGTGGGCATGGTCTGGATCAACACCTGGCTGATGCGCGACCTGCGCACGCCCTTCGGCGGTACCGGCGCGTCCGGTCTCGGCCGCGAGGGCGGCATGGAAGCCATGCGTTTCTTCACCGAGCCGAAGAACGTCGGCCTGTCTCTGGGATAA
- a CDS encoding DNA-formamidopyrimidine glycosylase family protein, translating to MPEGPETHALADRLSTLLVDETLTHVRFIDPTLQRRRGLLEGQRVLAVEARGKALLTAVEGGWTLYTHSHLFGFWRFVEDLDALPDGAPPRLVLATVRGVAALYAAPSISLWRTDDLGAQPYLSKLGPDVLDPAVDAKALLAHMRTPRFARRTLAMLLLDQAFAAGMGNYLRSEVLFKAKLAPYRLLQDLTTGERRRLANALLDVPRRAYRAKHDDALPPGKDYLAKTRAQFGFEVFERKGDPCPRGDGRIVEERLAGRRLYWCKSCQT from the coding sequence ATGCCCGAAGGCCCCGAAACCCACGCACTCGCCGATCGCCTGTCGACCCTGCTCGTAGACGAGACACTGACGCATGTGCGCTTCATAGATCCCACGCTGCAGCGCCGGCGCGGCCTGCTCGAAGGCCAGCGCGTGCTCGCAGTGGAGGCACGCGGCAAGGCACTGCTGACCGCCGTCGAAGGCGGCTGGACGCTGTACACCCACAGCCACCTGTTCGGCTTCTGGCGTTTCGTCGAAGACCTCGATGCCCTCCCCGACGGCGCGCCGCCGCGGCTGGTGCTGGCGACCGTGCGCGGTGTCGCGGCGCTGTACGCCGCGCCGTCGATCTCGCTGTGGCGTACCGATGACCTCGGCGCGCAGCCGTACCTGTCGAAGCTCGGTCCGGACGTGCTCGATCCCGCGGTCGACGCGAAGGCGTTGCTCGCGCACATGCGCACACCCCGTTTCGCCCGGCGCACGCTGGCCATGCTGCTGCTCGATCAGGCATTCGCGGCCGGCATGGGCAACTACCTTCGCTCGGAGGTGCTCTTCAAGGCGAAGCTCGCGCCGTACCGGCTGCTGCAGGACCTCACGACCGGCGAGCGGCGCCGCCTCGCCAACGCGCTGCTCGACGTGCCGCGGCGCGCGTATCGCGCCAAGCACGACGACGCGCTGCCGCCCGGCAAGGACTACCTCGCGAAGACCCGTGCGCAGTTCGGCTTCGAGGTGTTCGAGCGCAAGGGCGATCCCTGCCCGCGCGGCGATGGTCGCATCGTCGAGGAACGTCTGGCCGGACGCCGTCTGTACTGGTGCAAGAGCTGCCAGACCTGA
- a CDS encoding SDR family NAD(P)-dependent oxidoreductase produces the protein MDLDLTGRHALVCGASEGIGRATAHELAQLGASVTVLARRADALQAVVDALPTTQGQTHHALAVDMDDSAALQAAIAAHVAAHPVQILVNNTGGPAGGTAHEAPLDAFEAAFRRHLIGGQVLVQAVLPAMRAAKWGRIVNVVSTSVREPIAGLGVSNTVRGAVASWAKTLSRELAPDGITVNNVLPGYTRTGRIDQVVADRIRRTGQDEDAVLASMRASVPAGRFAEPSETAGVIAFLCAPAAAYVTGVSLPVDGGRMASI, from the coding sequence ATGGACCTCGATCTCACCGGCCGCCACGCCCTCGTCTGCGGCGCCTCCGAAGGCATCGGCCGCGCCACCGCGCATGAACTCGCCCAGCTCGGCGCCAGCGTGACCGTGCTCGCGCGCCGCGCGGATGCGCTGCAGGCGGTGGTCGACGCCTTGCCTACGACGCAGGGCCAGACGCATCACGCGCTCGCCGTCGACATGGACGACTCCGCCGCGTTGCAGGCCGCCATTGCCGCGCACGTGGCCGCGCATCCGGTGCAGATCCTGGTCAACAACACCGGCGGTCCGGCGGGCGGCACCGCGCACGAAGCGCCCCTCGATGCATTCGAAGCCGCATTCCGTCGTCATCTGATCGGCGGCCAGGTACTGGTGCAGGCCGTGCTGCCCGCGATGCGTGCCGCGAAGTGGGGCCGCATCGTCAACGTGGTCTCGACCTCGGTGCGCGAACCCATCGCGGGCCTGGGCGTGTCGAACACCGTGCGCGGCGCGGTCGCCAGCTGGGCCAAGACGCTGTCGCGCGAACTCGCGCCCGACGGCATCACCGTCAACAACGTACTGCCTGGCTACACGCGCACCGGCCGCATCGACCAGGTGGTCGCGGACCGCATCCGCCGCACCGGTCAGGACGAAGATGCCGTGCTCGCATCGATGCGGGCCAGCGTGCCCGCCGGCCGCTTCGCGGAACCCTCGGAAACCGCCGGCGTCATCGCGTTCCTGTGCGCGCCGGCCGCGGCCTACGTCACCGGCGTGAGCCTGCCGGTCGACGGGGGACGGATGGCGTCGATCTGA
- a CDS encoding FMN-binding negative transcriptional regulator, giving the protein MYTPRAFAVDDLQSLDALFARDAFVTLVTTGPDGAPLASQLPVLYRREADMLHVEGHWARPNPQATHDGPALMIVHGPHAYVSPGWYPDKVEASRVPTWNYATAHLCGRLERFDDEAALADLVARTSDVFEARVGGDWRFEPEDDRQRRQLRGIVGFRFRVDAVEIKYKLSQNHPAANRSAVADALSAGDTNAREIAAMMRAIAS; this is encoded by the coding sequence ATGTACACGCCCCGCGCGTTTGCCGTCGATGACCTGCAATCGCTGGACGCGCTGTTCGCGCGCGATGCCTTCGTCACGCTGGTGACGACCGGCCCCGATGGCGCGCCGCTCGCCAGCCAATTGCCGGTGCTCTACCGGCGCGAAGCCGACATGCTGCACGTCGAAGGTCATTGGGCGCGACCGAATCCGCAGGCCACGCACGACGGTCCGGCGCTGATGATCGTCCACGGACCGCACGCCTACGTGTCGCCGGGCTGGTACCCGGACAAGGTCGAAGCCTCGCGCGTGCCGACCTGGAACTACGCCACCGCGCATCTGTGCGGCCGGCTCGAACGCTTCGACGACGAGGCCGCACTGGCCGATCTGGTCGCGCGCACCAGCGATGTCTTCGAGGCCCGCGTCGGTGGTGACTGGCGTTTCGAGCCCGAGGACGATCGCCAGCGCCGGCAACTGCGCGGCATCGTCGGCTTCCGCTTCCGTGTCGACGCCGTCGAGATCAAATACAAGCTCAGCCAGAACCATCCGGCCGCCAATCGCAGCGCGGTCGCCGATGCGCTGTCGGCCGGTGACACGAATGCCCGCGAGATCGCCGCGATGATGCGCGCGATCGCATCCTGA
- the asnS gene encoding asparagine--tRNA ligase: MTTISVQQALAGHIPEGGEVTVRGWVRTRRDSKAGLSFVNVSDGSCFAPIQVVAPDALGNYESEIKRLTAGCSVIATGTLVKSQGQGQSFEIQAESLEIVGWVEDPETYPIQPKAHSLEFLREVAHLRPRTNLFGAVTRIRHCLAQAAHRYFHENGYYWINTPIVTTSDAEGAGQMFRISTLDLANLPMREGKVDFSRDFFGKEAFLTVSGQLNVEAYCLAMSKVYTFGPTFRAENSHTTRHLAEFWMIEPEIAFADLAENARISEEFLKYLFRAVLDERADDMAFIAERVQKDAITRLEAFVNAPFERIEYTDAVELLRKSGHKFEFPVEWGLDLQTEHERWLTEQHVGRPVVVTNYPEHIKAFYMRLNDDGKTVAAMDVLAPGIGEIIGGAQREERLDVLDARMDQFGLDREHYSWYRDFRRYGTVPHAGFGLGFERLIVYICGLSNIRDAIPYPRAPGQAEY; this comes from the coding sequence ATGACCACGATCAGCGTCCAACAGGCCCTTGCCGGGCACATTCCAGAAGGCGGCGAAGTCACCGTCCGTGGCTGGGTCCGTACCCGCCGTGATTCGAAGGCGGGGCTGAGCTTCGTCAACGTCAGCGACGGTTCGTGCTTCGCGCCGATCCAGGTCGTCGCGCCGGACGCGCTGGGCAATTACGAATCCGAGATCAAGCGCCTGACCGCCGGTTGTTCGGTCATCGCCACCGGCACGCTGGTGAAGTCGCAGGGCCAGGGCCAGAGCTTCGAGATCCAGGCGGAATCGCTGGAAATCGTCGGCTGGGTCGAGGATCCGGAAACCTATCCGATCCAGCCCAAGGCGCACTCGCTGGAATTCCTGCGCGAGGTCGCGCATCTGCGCCCGCGCACCAACCTGTTCGGCGCGGTCACGCGCATCCGCCATTGCCTGGCGCAGGCAGCGCACCGGTATTTCCACGAGAACGGCTACTACTGGATCAACACGCCGATCGTGACCACGTCCGACGCCGAAGGCGCGGGCCAGATGTTCCGCATCTCGACGCTGGATCTGGCGAATCTGCCGATGCGCGAGGGCAAGGTCGACTTCAGCCGCGACTTCTTCGGCAAGGAAGCGTTCCTCACCGTGTCCGGCCAGCTCAACGTCGAGGCCTACTGCCTGGCGATGAGCAAGGTCTACACCTTCGGCCCGACCTTCCGCGCCGAGAACAGCCACACCACGCGTCATCTGGCCGAGTTCTGGATGATCGAGCCGGAGATCGCGTTCGCCGATCTCGCCGAGAACGCGCGCATTTCCGAAGAGTTCCTCAAGTATCTGTTCCGCGCAGTGCTCGACGAGCGCGCCGACGACATGGCCTTCATTGCCGAGCGCGTGCAGAAGGACGCGATTACGCGCCTGGAAGCCTTCGTCAATGCGCCGTTCGAGCGCATCGAATACACCGACGCGGTCGAACTGCTGCGCAAGTCTGGGCACAAGTTCGAGTTCCCGGTCGAATGGGGCCTGGACCTGCAGACCGAGCACGAGCGCTGGCTGACCGAGCAGCACGTCGGTCGCCCGGTCGTGGTGACCAACTATCCCGAGCATATCAAGGCGTTCTACATGCGCCTCAACGACGACGGCAAGACCGTCGCGGCGATGGACGTGCTGGCGCCGGGCATCGGCGAGATCATCGGCGGCGCACAGCGCGAGGAACGTCTCGACGTGCTCGATGCGCGCATGGACCAGTTCGGTCTCGATCGCGAGCACTACAGCTGGTACCGCGATTTCCGTCGCTACGGCACCGTGCCGCACGCCGGCTTCGGCCTCGGCTTCGAACGCCTGATCGTCTACATCTGCGGCCTGTCGAACATCCGCGACGCGATTCCGTATCCGCGTGCGCCGGGGCAGGCGGAGTACTGA
- a CDS encoding HesB/IscA family protein, translating into MAIALAPAALERARRFLAASPDALGLRFGVTKTGCSGWGYVVDIAREEQPGDAISEHDGVRIYVDAQSQPIVDGTEIDFAQKGLNQEFVFRNPNAAAACGCGESFTTDPTK; encoded by the coding sequence ATGGCTATCGCACTCGCCCCCGCCGCGCTCGAACGCGCCCGCCGCTTCCTGGCGGCCAGCCCCGACGCACTTGGTCTGCGCTTCGGCGTCACCAAGACCGGCTGCTCCGGCTGGGGTTACGTCGTCGACATCGCCCGTGAGGAACAGCCGGGCGATGCGATCAGCGAGCACGACGGCGTGCGCATCTATGTCGACGCACAGAGCCAGCCGATCGTCGACGGCACCGAGATCGACTTCGCGCAGAAGGGGTTGAACCAGGAATTCGTGTTCCGCAATCCGAATGCCGCTGCGGCGTGTGGGTGTGGCGAGAGTTTCACGACGGATCCGACGAAATAA
- a CDS encoding SURF1 family protein, whose product MSESPRATARPVIRWALLVFLIAATVGFIALGVWQVERLQWKRDLIARVDARVHATPAQLPASSFRSALDPAEDEYRRVAATGRLLHTQEVAVYATTERGPGYWIMTPLVTADGTVWINRGYVDNAHRARETRARHDESETVSVIGLLRVPEQHGVFLRANVPDEDRWYTRAPAEFSSARNVDGTTAAFFIDAQDRIDTGNWPVPGLTMVQFRNNHLSYALTWFGMALLGLLATEFVLRSEFRRKR is encoded by the coding sequence GTGAGCGAGTCACCCCGCGCCACCGCACGCCCGGTCATCCGCTGGGCGCTGCTGGTCTTCCTGATCGCCGCCACCGTGGGCTTCATCGCCCTCGGTGTGTGGCAGGTGGAACGCCTGCAATGGAAGCGCGATCTGATCGCACGGGTCGATGCACGCGTGCACGCGACGCCGGCGCAATTGCCGGCGTCGTCGTTCCGGTCGGCACTCGATCCTGCCGAAGACGAATACCGCCGCGTCGCAGCCACCGGTCGCCTGCTGCACACGCAGGAAGTCGCGGTGTACGCGACGACCGAACGCGGCCCCGGCTACTGGATCATGACCCCGCTGGTGACCGCTGACGGCACCGTCTGGATCAATCGCGGCTACGTCGACAACGCGCATCGCGCCCGCGAAACACGCGCAAGGCATGACGAATCGGAGACGGTCAGCGTCATCGGTCTGCTGCGTGTGCCCGAGCAGCACGGTGTGTTCCTGCGCGCGAATGTGCCGGACGAAGACCGCTGGTACACCCGCGCGCCGGCGGAGTTCTCATCCGCGCGCAATGTCGATGGTACGACCGCGGCATTTTTCATCGACGCACAGGACCGTATCGACACCGGCAACTGGCCGGTGCCGGGTCTGACGATGGTGCAGTTCCGCAACAACCACCTCAGCTATGCGCTGACCTGGTTTGGCATGGCGTTGCTGGGACTGCTGGCGACGGAGTTCGTGTTGCGGAGCGAGTTCCGGCGAAAGCGGTAG
- the cyoD gene encoding cytochrome o ubiquinol oxidase subunit IV — protein sequence MSTETNTPAQHHAAHESAHDAHGHGSMRDYVIGFVLSVILTVIPFWLVMGDVLESRIWTVALIMFFGAIQIVVHMVYFLHMNRKSEGGWILMSLLFTGIIIVIALVGSLWVMHHLDANMMPMSPEQMRVAP from the coding sequence ATGAGCACCGAGACCAATACCCCGGCGCAGCACCACGCGGCCCACGAGTCGGCGCACGACGCGCACGGCCACGGCAGCATGCGCGACTACGTGATCGGCTTCGTGCTGTCGGTCATCCTCACCGTGATCCCGTTCTGGCTGGTCATGGGCGACGTGCTGGAAAGCCGCATCTGGACGGTCGCGCTGATCATGTTCTTCGGCGCCATCCAGATCGTCGTGCACATGGTCTACTTCCTGCACATGAACCGGAAATCGGAAGGCGGCTGGATCCTGATGTCGCTGCTGTTCACCGGCATCATCATCGTCATCGCGCTGGTGGGTTCGCTGTGGGTCATGCACCACCTCGACGCCAACATGATGCCGATGTCGCCCGAGCAGATGCGCGTCGCGCCCTGA
- the cyoC gene encoding cytochrome o ubiquinol oxidase subunit III, which translates to MAHTIQTESGTTERVYHVIEDPHAHDDGHEHHPETGTNLGFWMYLMSDCLIFAILFAVHAVLGRNYAAGPSPADLFDLKLILVATFMLLFSSITYGFAMLNSYKQNVRGTIMWLLVTGLFGLAFLCIELYEFHHLAHLGATPQRSAFLSSFFTLVGTHGLHVTFGLIWLVTLVFQLKKHGLNAANNRRLMCLSMFWHFLDVIWIGVFSYVYLMGVVG; encoded by the coding sequence ATGGCACACACGATTCAAACCGAGAGCGGGACCACCGAACGCGTCTATCACGTGATCGAGGATCCGCACGCCCACGACGACGGGCACGAGCACCATCCGGAAACCGGCACCAACCTCGGTTTCTGGATGTACCTGATGAGCGACTGCCTCATCTTCGCGATCCTGTTCGCCGTCCACGCCGTGCTCGGCCGCAACTACGCGGCCGGCCCGTCGCCGGCCGACCTGTTCGACCTGAAGCTGATCCTGGTCGCGACATTCATGCTGCTGTTCTCGTCGATCACCTACGGGTTCGCGATGCTGAACTCGTACAAGCAGAACGTGCGCGGAACGATCATGTGGCTGCTGGTCACGGGCCTGTTCGGCCTGGCGTTCCTGTGCATCGAACTCTACGAGTTCCATCACCTGGCGCACCTGGGCGCGACCCCGCAGCGCAGCGCGTTCCTGTCGTCGTTCTTCACCCTGGTCGGCACGCACGGCCTGCACGTGACGTTCGGCCTGATCTGGCTGGTGACGCTGGTGTTCCAGCTGAAGAAGCACGGCCTCAATGCCGCCAACAACCGCCGTCTGATGTGCCTGTCGATGTTCTGGCACTTCCTCGACGTGATCTGGATCGGCGTGTTCTCGTATGTGTACCTGATGGGAGTCGTGGGATGA